Genomic DNA from Macadamia integrifolia cultivar HAES 741 chromosome 6, SCU_Mint_v3, whole genome shotgun sequence:
ACCTAAGACACTAACAGAAGTTCGTAGCTTTCATGGTTTGGCTTCCTTCTACAAGAGATTTATTCATAATTTCAGTGCAGTTATGGcacccatcactgaatgtatGAAGGCAAGTAAGGGGGAGTTTGAATGGATAACTGTAGCGACCAAAGCCTTCGCTTTTGTGAAGAGGAAAATGACAGAGGCACACATTCTATgcctaccagattttgacaGAGTATTCGAGGTAGCCacagatgcttcacatgttaGGCTAAGAGGAGTGTTAATGCAAGGAGGACACCCCATCGCTTTCTATAGCGAGAAACTAAATGAGGCCAAGAAACGCCATTCGACAtatgatctggagttgtatgCAGTCATCCAAATGCTATGCCATTGGAggcactacctcattggtaaggagtttATTTTAtacactgatcatgaggccttgcagcaccttcactcacagaaatcgattagccacaggCATGCCAAATGGATAGCTTACTTGCAGGAGTTTATTTTTGCTATGAAGTACAAGGCGGGAAAAGAGAACACAGTGGCTAATGCACTTAGCCAGAGAGTGCTCACACTTGacacattttcagcacatgttatCAGTATTGATCAAATATGGGGTGAGTATGCATCTGATCTTGATTTCAGCACTGTCTTTGTGAAGTTGCAACAGGGTGGACAACACCTAAAGTACTCCATTCATGATGGGTACTTATCCTTTGGCACACGGCTTTGTattccaaactcttccctatgtcatcacatcatacgggagttacatggaggaggattgGGAAAACATTTTGGGAAGGATAAAACTCTTGCACAGGTGACGGATCATTATTATTGGTCATGCATTGCAAAGAatgtcgatcatgtgatcaagagatgccgtgtatgtTAGTTAGCAAAAGGGGAAAAACAGAacacaggtttatactctccactacctgtttctcatgcaccgtggcttgatgttagcatggattttgttcttggactaccctTACTAGGgaacgatatgattccattaCGGTGGTTGTGGATCATTTCTCTAAGATAGCTCATTTCATACCTTGTCgcaagacttttgatgcttatcaggttgcaaagctcttcttcaaggagGTAGTGcgactacatgggctgccaactagtattgtgtctgaccgtgatgttaagttcatgagttatttttggaaaacattgtggttgaagacaaatacaaagctgaacttttcaactgcattttATCCACAGACGGATAGATAGACAGAGGTGGTAAATcgtagcttgggaaacttgttgaggtgtttggttcgagattatgagaagacatggccttccaTTCTTGATATTGCAGAATTTACTTACAACAGCTCAATGAATAGGACAACGGGTCGcactccttttgagatcttgcttggagttcAACCTAAGCGACCTATTGATCTTATGTCACTCCCACCCCAAGCTCGAGTTAGTATTGAGGCTGATGAGTTATTGCGTCATATtactgaggtgcatgccaaaGTCCGACGAtgtattgccttgaacaatgaggtgtataaggcttctgctgatcgtcatcagcgttatgtggagttcaaacccggggacatggtgatgatttGAGTAAATCCTGAATGGTTACAGATGGGTGTCAACACCAAGCTACATCAATggaagatgggtccctacaaggtgctgaaacgtataggacctaatgcttatgtgcttgagttACCTaatgacatgaccataagcaacgtgtttaatgtggctgatctcACCTTTATGTTGGGTACCATTCGGATGATGGAGACACAGAACAAATGTTAAGGCTACCCCAACTGAAGCCACCTATTTCTGAAATTATTGAACatgtcttggatgataattacaagacctccccgctgtggcaccggttatcacatttttcttgtcaagtggaagggcCACCCCCTTAGtgattgtacttggattcatgcttATGACTTCAAGAGACTTGATCCCGACTTGCATGAGCACTACATGTCCCTTGTCCATTCGTCGGAGTCGAATGTtttcaagccggggagagttgatgcagtacCGAAGGCACCAAGGGTCTACACAAGAAGGACCAAAAGGGTcaacccaagtggctgactgggtcgaccagATCTGGCGGCTTATGATAGCCCACGGTTTGGGCTAGCGATGGGGGATATTAGatcttatttagtttctaattttagtcctatgattagtttctaattcctgtcttaagtagtttctaatttcagtctatatctagtttcctttttcattagtttacaatttcagttttagtaactacatgtaagtagtttttagtaactcagatttagcaACTTCTGAGttgctattatttgtaaacccgcCCCNNNNNNNNNNNNNNNNNNNNccccccccccccaatcattataaataaaggaaagggcTCTCTCATGCCCACAATTGATGTTTTATGAAAAATTACTTGTTGCTGCTGCCGCTAGCTTGTATGGTTTCTCTGTGTGTCTGATCACAGAACAAGTGACtagtgtttgatccagtcgacACTCTGCGGTGAGAAGTCCGGGTGGATTACTAttatttctggttttctttattgGGTTATCTTCTCCAGCAGAACAGGTAAGTATTCTGAACTTTCTCAAGAAATTTTCCGGGTTCTGAATCTCTGTTTTCTCTTCTGTCGACCTGTCTGTTTTGGAAGTTCTGGCCATCCGATGGCCTTATGATTTTGGCCGAAGGTTAGTCTCACCCAGAAGGGGGCTCGATCCAATTCTTGGGTCAATCAGACAATTGGTTCAGCTGATGTGGACTGTTCTTCAGATCTGGCTGATTATGACTTCTGCCCAGATTTGaattctgatttctgttttgttcttgCTGGAACCTGCTGACTATATAACCTAGTGTTTGGCCTCTTAATTTGGTGGTTTGCGACAGTAGTCCTTGGCTGTTAGTTCATTACATTATTCCTGAACTGTTGATTTTCATCTGTCAAAATTATACTCTCTTATATCAGTTTAATACCAATCTGCTGTGGACTGTTGTGGAGGTTGTTTGGTTTAAATtttcctgcagtttgggtctggtttggtttttcaaatctagtcctacattaccaCTTCTCCCAAAAGTTCAAGTTGTTAGGAAGGGcacacaacaatgtatatcaacacccCCCACATGTGCCAGGTTCAGACACACACGGCTCTAAATGTGACACCAAACGTGGCAGTGAGGGTACAAGGCGGAGGGGAACAACACACTCCCCACACCTACCAGAATCAAACACCCGACCTCCTGGCTCTAATACCAACTATTCTGTTGTGGAAACTTGATTTGCAAGTTGAATCAACTTAGGGCAATAAAGCAGAGGTTAAGAGGAagtagaaaagaagaaacacaGGTAGGTGTGTAGGTTAAGGCAAAGCCCCTCTCCTCGCCCAGGTGTCATCTCTCTACCACAGAATGTAAAGATTGCTTGCAAGAGAAAACTGGTCATTCTGCCCTAAAATGTTATGAATGGTATAATCATGCCTTTCAAGAGGATGATACTCCGCATGGCTTAACAGTAACGACTTTAAGTGATCCCACAGATGATGCAGCTTGGCTCCCAGACACAAGGACATCCTCACATATGACGGGGACCCCTGGTAAGCTTCACAACATTCATACCTATCAGTGAAGTGATACAGAGATGATTGGATATGACTCTTTCCGTGATATCGCACATGTCAAAATAATGCTTCTTCTGACAACAAAAATTTTCCATTGAATAAAGTGTTATATGTTCCAAACACGAAGAAGAATTTATTATCAGTGAGTCGGCTTACCAAGGATTTTCCACTAAAATTTGAATTCTATGCCACTGGTTTTGATAATGGATAAGGAACAGGTTGAGTGATAATGAAGGGTGCAAAGGTGACCTATACATGGTTGGAGAGACGAATGAGGCACATTTCTCAACTTGGTTTAGATATGCTACACAAGATACTTGGAATCAGTGACTGGGCCATCCCCATTTTCCTACAGTTAAACTTACTGTTAAATAAAGGGATTATTAAAGGCAGTTTTTCAGATAAGAAATTATTCTGTGACAGTTGTCAGTTGGGAAAAATGAGAAACTTCCTTTTGCTACTTCGGCTTCCAaatcttcagattttttttttttttacaaaattcaTTGTGATCTATGGGGACCAGcccctgtttcttcttcttttaaggGTTTTCATTACAACTGttgttttgttgatgatttttccctCTATACTTGGCTGTACCCTCTCAAACGCAAGCTAATCTTGCTGTTTCTCCAAGTCTTGCAAATACGTAGCTTCGGGCCCAACTAAATCAATTAATCATAGAGGAActtcaataaaaaaatgtagTTTATTGTTGTCCCTAAACTAGCAAGCTATCTACTGAAAACCAATTAATCAAAAATATGCAAATCATGGAAATTGAACTTTTGAGATATTTAAACAGAAATCTGGGCACTAAGAGTAACAGTTGAAAATTGCACATATAAACCCCTCTTTGTCCTAGGAAGATGCAATGCACATCTTAGTCAATAGGAAAAGCAACACAATAAAAATCCAATGACATAGCATACCGTTCCATGTTGGCGATACATTTCCTTCAACTGCTCCATGATGTTATAATATCCCTCCAAATCCCGGCTTTTCGCAACTTCAAGGTCACGTCCCAGTTTATTGAAGTCATTCCTGCATAAGATTAGGACCtcaaataaattagaagaaaaaaaaaatattgtttaattagttgttttccattttaaaaGGTGGCACATATATTAAAGCACTAAAACAAATTTAGTAAATAGCATGTCCCATCAATCACAGGACATACAGAGAAACAAAACTAAAAGATATTtgtaaaacaaaaaccctaaacatgGCCAAGAAATCCTCATAGTACCTGTGAGTCTCTAGGATCTTGTTTAAAGAGCAGTAACTCCCGTATTTCTCACAGTACTCTTGGACATATTCCTTATATCTGTAGAGCATATACAATACATCATCGGCAAAATTAATCTGTTCCAGATAGTATTTGAATTGACAAAATATACTTACTGTGAGAAATCTTTTATTGGTCCTTTGAACTCCGGTTCATCCTTGTCATACTTGGAATAAGAACAACTATCTTCATCTGAAGAAGATTCCCTCCTCTTACAATTGCTGCTATTGCTTTCCATCCATAAGGAACCATTCCTTCTGTCAGTTACATCGGCCACTGAGTTAGACTTAAGGGATTTACTTTCTTTGATCATGTTGGCAGCGACTGCTTGTCCTGTGTGTTTAGGCTCATGCTGTTGTGGTGCACTTGTAGGTGCCTTCTTATGAGTGCTTCCACAGCCTTCCGGACCAACATCCTTGTTCGTGTATGCCTCATTCTTCCTAGATTTGCCACCCATATCCATGAATTTATTTGACTGGGGCCCAACTTCATTGTCCGCACGATCTACTCCAGGCAACTGCTGAGACAGAGAGTGTGCAGCCTTCTGCTGAGGCCTCATAGAATCTTCAGCATCATCTTCTGAGGCCCTTTTCTTAAATGGGGATTGCTGCTTTCTCGAGTCCTGACTTGCCTTTGTCACGGTTCGTCCTTTACTGAAATCTGAATCCCAACTATCTGAAGCACTCGGTTTATTTTCGGACAGTTTGAAAGAAGTTTTTCTTTCAAACTGCTTCTTGACCGCCTGTGTTTCTGCCCCAGGCATGGGCTCACGAAGTTCACCCAACTCCAAATCTGACAGCTCCCTTCTCAGTAAAGCCCCTCTTCCATTGAGAGCTGGGGATTTTTCTACATCACTCCTATTGTTATGCATAGGGAGAGGCCCCATGTCTTGGTGCATCATATGGCTTGCATCCTTGGACTTCCCCACTTGTTCAACATGGTTCCTGTACTGTATGTTGGACGGCAATGAAGATCTGTCACCATTAACACTTTCCCGGACATTTTTGTTGATTAATTTCTCATAAGCACAACCATCATCATCATGCTTTTCTCTATGTATTTTGTCTCTAGGCATGGAACCCTTTTCATGTGTGTGCATGCTCCTGAAAGCAGACCCATTTGATTCATCAGGCACAAAAGAATTCTTTTCAGATAGTTTAGAACCACGCCCCAAGTTCTCTAAATATTTGTTGGATCTATCTGTTCTGTCTGTAGTCTTTCCCCGTGCACTGATGTCAAGAGATCTTTGACCTGATTGGTGGGCATCAGAAATAGATCTCCCAGGTACTGCCACACCGTGCCCTTTTTGTGAACCAGGATCTGCATTCCCATCCTTGCCAACTCTGTCATTCATCTGTATGGCATGGTCCTCGTGGGAATCCTGGTTCAATCTATCAGGAGATAAACGATGGGGAATGTCGGAGAACATAGCATCCCTTCTCCTCCCAGCTGATGGTTGAGATGGCATTCCCGCTTTTGACCTTTTAGCACTTTCGGGTTTCACCTCAAAATGCTTTACATCAAATTCCCTTTTTGACTTGGATTTGGATACTCTCTCAAAATTGTCAGACTGTTCATGCCCTGTCACATCCTTCACTATATTTTGCATTTCATTAGCAATTTTTCCAGGATGGGACATATATTGCACCTCCTGTTTCTTATCATGATCTGGTGAAAAAGGAATAGTTTCTGAAGATCTTGCCTCCCCCTTCTTAGGTTCCAAATCAGTAATATCAACCATTTCATTTTCATGATCATCAATTCCCAAGTCCTTATCAACCCCATCTGTATCTGGTGCATGCTGTCTATCTTcatcaatctcatttttctCAGGTACAGCATCAGTTTTCCAATGAATGGGAGAATCAGAGATCTTCAATTCTGGCGGCTGCAACTTATGCTCAgcttctttgtcatcatcaCTTGTCATAATATCAACATCCACATCAGATCCCTCCTTGCTGCTAGAAGAACCATCACTTTCACTATCACTGCTACTCCCACTTCCACTTCCAGCGGGGCTTCTGCTTTTACTTACACTTCTACTCTGGCTTCCGCTGTCACTTCCACTGTCACTGCTTTCACTTTCACTGTCACTGTCGCTTCCACTGTCACTAGAGCTACCTGCTTGCCCTTCACTATTGTCAGAAAGTTTTTTATCACCAAAGATATCAGGGGAACTTTGTTGAATATTGGTCTTCTCCACCTCATTTGATTCTTCTACTAGTTGTGAGCTCAACTGGCCTGGCTTCTCAAATCCTTCAGTTGTAGCTTTCTCTGGGACTGGAGTTTGACCACGGATGCACTCAGGTGAACTGCGGAAGTCGTTACAAGGAAAGGTAATGcaaattaaaatcaaagagatatgatgaatAGAAACTTCTTATCTAAGCTAATAAAGAACAAATATCGAGCATTTCATGTGATTGATCACAGTTTCAGAAGCTTCAACAACAATAAGGTGCAGtagttttttccttcttttcttatttcaaCTGGAAATGAGCATCATTTAACTAAAGCCACAGGCGAACCTACTTTCAAAAGAAAGATCTA
This window encodes:
- the LOC122081634 gene encoding dentin sialophosphoprotein isoform X1, translating into MFGSSGKHGRGGGGGGGGRGAKRIHSPFPPAPPLQRPLGGAASGRLSMSGAAGRNRQPIARASAAAPSAPEETFSLVTEDPLAFAMIIRLTPDLVDEIKRVEAQGGTARIKFDSNANNASGNVIDVGGKDFRFTWSHEPGDLCDIYEERRSGEDGNGLLVESGCAWRKLNVQRILDESTMNHVKMRSEEAERKLKSRKAIILDHGNPSVKNQMKTLAAAAVDLNPRRMPPFKPKKEPPFKKRKVESTQVGPLKSSFKLGLPTTTVPKSRLSVSPLPSPPEQSGPSSSPFGTGNLTHGHTSGEDAIAPQVVAKEDIASSEKEMPIRAAHGAAQEASAHKVGLGATPMDLQSHLIMLLMENPKGMSLKALEKAIGDTIPNSTKKIEPIIKKIATFQAPGRYILKKGVELDSLKKPLSESGSSPECIRGQTPVPEKATTEGFEKPGQLSSQLVEESNEVEKTNIQQSSPDIFGDKKLSDNSEGQAGSSSDSGSDSDSESESSDSGSDSGSQSRSVSKSRSPAGSGSGSSSDSESDGSSSSKEGSDVDVDIMTSDDDKEAEHKLQPPELKISDSPIHWKTDAVPEKNEIDEDRQHAPDTDGVDKDLGIDDHENEMVDITDLEPKKGEARSSETIPFSPDHDKKQEVQYMSHPGKIANEMQNIVKDVTGHEQSDNFERVSKSKSKREFDVKHFEVKPESAKRSKAGMPSQPSAGRRRDAMFSDIPHRLSPDRLNQDSHEDHAIQMNDRVGKDGNADPGSQKGHGVAVPGRSISDAHQSGQRSLDISARGKTTDRTDRSNKYLENLGRGSKLSEKNSFVPDESNGSAFRSMHTHEKGSMPRDKIHREKHDDDGCAYEKLINKNVRESVNGDRSSLPSNIQYRNHVEQVGKSKDASHMMHQDMGPLPMHNNRSDVEKSPALNGRGALLRRELSDLELGELREPMPGAETQAVKKQFERKTSFKLSENKPSASDSWDSDFSKGRTVTKASQDSRKQQSPFKKRASEDDAEDSMRPQQKAAHSLSQQLPGVDRADNEVGPQSNKFMDMGGKSRKNEAYTNKDVGPEGCGSTHKKAPTSAPQQHEPKHTGQAVAANMIKESKSLKSNSVADVTDRRNGSLWMESNSSNCKRRESSSDEDSCSYSKYDKDEPEFKGPIKDFSQYKEYVQEYCEKYGSYCSLNKILETHRNDFNKLGRDLEVAKSRDLEGYYNIMEQLKEMYRQHGTRHKRLKKIFIVLHEELKHLKQRIKDFALPYTKE
- the LOC122081634 gene encoding dentin sialophosphoprotein isoform X2; the protein is MPPFKPKKEPPFKKRKVESTQVGPLKSSFKLGLPTTTVPKSRLSVSPLPSPPEQSGPSSSPFGTGNLTHGHTSGEDAIAPQVVAKEDIASSEKEMPIRAAHGAAQEASAHKVGLGATPMDLQSHLIMLLMENPKGMSLKALEKAIGDTIPNSTKKIEPIIKKIATFQAPGRYILKKGVELDSLKKPLSESGSSPECIRGQTPVPEKATTEGFEKPGQLSSQLVEESNEVEKTNIQQSSPDIFGDKKLSDNSEGQAGSSSDSGSDSDSESESSDSGSDSGSQSRSVSKSRSPAGSGSGSSSDSESDGSSSSKEGSDVDVDIMTSDDDKEAEHKLQPPELKISDSPIHWKTDAVPEKNEIDEDRQHAPDTDGVDKDLGIDDHENEMVDITDLEPKKGEARSSETIPFSPDHDKKQEVQYMSHPGKIANEMQNIVKDVTGHEQSDNFERVSKSKSKREFDVKHFEVKPESAKRSKAGMPSQPSAGRRRDAMFSDIPHRLSPDRLNQDSHEDHAIQMNDRVGKDGNADPGSQKGHGVAVPGRSISDAHQSGQRSLDISARGKTTDRTDRSNKYLENLGRGSKLSEKNSFVPDESNGSAFRSMHTHEKGSMPRDKIHREKHDDDGCAYEKLINKNVRESVNGDRSSLPSNIQYRNHVEQVGKSKDASHMMHQDMGPLPMHNNRSDVEKSPALNGRGALLRRELSDLELGELREPMPGAETQAVKKQFERKTSFKLSENKPSASDSWDSDFSKGRTVTKASQDSRKQQSPFKKRASEDDAEDSMRPQQKAAHSLSQQLPGVDRADNEVGPQSNKFMDMGGKSRKNEAYTNKDVGPEGCGSTHKKAPTSAPQQHEPKHTGQAVAANMIKESKSLKSNSVADVTDRRNGSLWMESNSSNCKRRESSSDEDSCSYSKYDKDEPEFKGPIKDFSQYKEYVQEYCEKYGSYCSLNKILETHRNDFNKLGRDLEVAKSRDLEGYYNIMEQLKEMYRQHGTRHKRLKKIFIVLHEELKHLKQRIKDFALPYTKE